Part of the bacterium genome is shown below.
TGACTTATCTGATAGATAATATAAAATGGGAAAGCAGGGAGATTAAAATCTCTCTCTGACAAAGGAAGAAGATATGCGGAGATTTCTAATGATACTTGGATTTTTAATCCTGAGTTGTGGAATATTATTCGCTCAGGAAGGGTTTTTAAGGGTAACGAGTATTCCTGATGGTGTTAGTATAGAAATAGAAGGTAAAAATATAGGGAAGACACCTCTCCTTACCACACTTAAACCAGGTGTTTATATTCTTAAAGCAAATCTTATGGGCTATGCAACAAACTCACAGGAAGTAAAGATTGTGGAGAATGAAGTTACTATAGTACAGATAAACATGACTAAAGAAACTCAGAAAAAAGAGGTAGCTGTAAGTGAACCCAAAGGAATAAAATGGACAGGTAATCTTACAGTCATTACAGACCTTGAAAATACAACTATATATCTTGATGGAATTAAAGTTACAGAAGTTCCTCCTGTTACAATTAAAGACATTCCTATAGGAATTCATACAATAATTCTTGTCAGTGGTGACTATGCTGATTCTGCTCGTGTAATGGTTCAAAAAGGAAAAACATCTGTTTTGAAACACTCCTTTGCTGAAATAAAAGAAGCAGGTAAGAGATGGTTACCACGGGTGTATAGTGAAAGAGCAGAACAGGAACGACAGGCAAAGGAAAAAGCAGTAGAATTAGAAAAGAAAAGGCAGGCACTCCCTGCAAAAATAGTTCTTAAACTAACCAATCCTGCCCTTTCTGATTCATCACAACAGGACACCTCAATTAAATTGTGGGGGGAGAGTGATTTAGTAGAAGTTTCATTCCAGTACAAAAAATCAGGAGAGACAGCATGGAATACAAGAACACTCAGTTCAAAGAAAACATCAGAGGAATCATTCACACTTGAAAAAGGACCTTATGATGTCCAGTTCATAGCAACCCATTATAAAGAACCTACAGGTGTTTTAAACATAATTATTGGGTCTAAAAAAGAGAAAGTAAAGGAATATAAAGAATCTGGTATGAAATATGAGTTTAAACCGGATACACAATATACCTTTAATATCATATATGATGGAAAAACATCTTTCTCTTATAAGGTTGAAGAGAAACCACTGAATACAATTATTGAATAAGGTATAAGTATAGTATTTTTGTTGATCACTATTATAAGGAGGGGGATAAAGTTTCTTTCTTCACATCCCCCTTAAGATGAGAGGATATCCTTTATTTCCCTCGCCCTTCAGGGAATAGGGACAGAGTGAGTAAAATAGATAGGCAAAAAGCGGGGAAATTCATAAGGAGGATTTTATGAAAGGAATCATAAGAGAGTTTAGGGAATTTGCCGTAAAAGGGAATATGATAGATATGGCTGTAGGTATCATCATAGGTGCAGCGTTTGGCAAAGTAGTATCATCCCTCGTAAGTGATGTTATTATGCCTCCTCTTGGTGCATTACTTGCAGGAGTTGACTTTACCAATCTTGCTATTACTTTAAGACAGGCAACTTATGATAAACCAGCAGTTCTTTTACACTACGGGAGGTTTATACAAGCAATGGTTGATTTTATCATCGTTGCCTTTGCTATATTTCTTCTGGTAAAAGGAGTAAACAAACTCAGAAGGGCACAGGAAACACCTCCTCCACCGCCACCCCCTTCAAAGGAAGAAATACTACTTGCAGAAATTCGGGATATTCTTAAAGGGCAAAAACAGGTATAAGAGGAGATTAATCTTACTGTAGAAGAACAGCAAGTTTTTCCCTCTCCCTTGAGGGACTTGTTAATTCCCCCCTCCCTCAGAGGGGAGGGGATTAAGGGGAGGGTGAAACCTCTTCCTATACCCTCCACCCCCACCTATATCCTCCCCCTCATATGGGTAGGAATTGTCTCTTCTCTCCCCTGAGGAGCAAAATATGATAAAATATACCTATGGAAAGGATAACAGTCAAAACCACCAGACGTCAGGAATTTATTGAGATAACACATCTGATTGAAGATACTGTAAGAAAATCCAGTGTAAAAAGTGGTATCTGCCATATATTTGTTCCTCATACTACCTGTGGACTTACAATAAATGAAAATGCAGACCCATCTGTGAAAGCAGATATACTGTCAAAACTTGAACAACTTATTCCTGAAAGTGGAAAATATAGCCATTCCGAAGGGAATTCAGATGCCCATATAAAGTCAAGTATATTAGGACATTCCCTTTCTATAGTAGTGGAAGATGGCTCATTACAACTCGGTACCTGGCAGGGCATCTTCCTCTGTGAGTTTGATGGTCCACGTACCCGTCAGGTCTGGATAAAGATTATTTCCTGATAGAAGTTGCATAAAAATCCTCCACTGTTAATTGTAGATTCCCATAGAATGATATAAAATAAACTTTATGGATGTAGAAAAAACCAATGTAATAATAGAGTGCAGGGTAGGGGATATAACCGCACAGGATAGTTTTGATGCAGTTGTTAATGCTGCCAATGCCCAACTTGCTCCAGGGGGTGGTGTTGCAGGAGCAATTCATAGAAAAGCAGGACCAGAATTATATGAAGAGTG
Proteins encoded:
- a CDS encoding secondary thiamine-phosphate synthase enzyme YjbQ, with product MERITVKTTRRQEFIEITHLIEDTVRKSSVKSGICHIFVPHTTCGLTINENADPSVKADILSKLEQLIPESGKYSHSEGNSDAHIKSSILGHSLSIVVEDGSLQLGTWQGIFLCEFDGPRTRQVWIKIIS
- the mscL gene encoding large-conductance mechanosensitive channel protein MscL, which translates into the protein MKGIIREFREFAVKGNMIDMAVGIIIGAAFGKVVSSLVSDVIMPPLGALLAGVDFTNLAITLRQATYDKPAVLLHYGRFIQAMVDFIIVAFAIFLLVKGVNKLRRAQETPPPPPPPSKEEILLAEIRDILKGQKQV
- a CDS encoding PEGA domain-containing protein; translation: MRRFLMILGFLILSCGILFAQEGFLRVTSIPDGVSIEIEGKNIGKTPLLTTLKPGVYILKANLMGYATNSQEVKIVENEVTIVQINMTKETQKKEVAVSEPKGIKWTGNLTVITDLENTTIYLDGIKVTEVPPVTIKDIPIGIHTIILVSGDYADSARVMVQKGKTSVLKHSFAEIKEAGKRWLPRVYSERAEQERQAKEKAVELEKKRQALPAKIVLKLTNPALSDSSQQDTSIKLWGESDLVEVSFQYKKSGETAWNTRTLSSKKTSEESFTLEKGPYDVQFIATHYKEPTGVLNIIIGSKKEKVKEYKESGMKYEFKPDTQYTFNIIYDGKTSFSYKVEEKPLNTIIE